The Lycium barbarum isolate Lr01 chromosome 12, ASM1917538v2, whole genome shotgun sequence genome includes a region encoding these proteins:
- the LOC132623013 gene encoding AAA-ATPase At3g28610-like: MGASLTDVGSRLAGLMFIWGTIQQLFPQILRKRLESFWNRLENYFYPYVQITIDEFSNEKSNEIYRYVNTYLGTKSIDNGAKYLKAEKPDNSKSFAVILDEGEEIIDEFQGARLCWRSHTEKFNSNSQGKSKIPIEKRSYTITFDQQHREIVTGKYLKHVMEEGRAIEFKNKKQRIYCNDSTSWWVLGLSTLWKHINFEHPATFDTLAMDPKKKEEIINDLIAFSKGMEYYSNVGKAWKRGYLLYGPPGTGKSTMIAAIANFMNYDIYDLELTSVDDNLELKKLLMETTSKSIIVIEDLDCSVDLTGKRKQEKKKEAKKKEETSDSDSDSDSDSDSDRKKNKRKKLTLSGLLNFIDGIWSACGQERIIIFTTNYVDKLDPALIRRGRMDMHIEMSYCRYEAFKVLAKNYLGIETHPLFEQIQGLIEEVNMSPCDVAERLIVKNASGGIEICLNNLIQALKEAKQKAIQDSKEAKEKAIQDSKEVEKEPKKNKKLSTNLVRSCGRLKKLFR; the protein is encoded by the coding sequence ATGGGAGCTTCATTGACTGACGTAGGGTCCAGGCTTGCTGGACTAATGTTCATATGGGGCACAATTCAACAACTCTTCCCTCAAATACTCCGCAAGCGTCTCGAATCCTTCTGGAATCGACTCGAAAATTATTTCTATCCTTATGTCCAGATTACCATTGACGAGTTCTCCAATGAAAAAAGCAACGAAATTTACAGATATGTCAACACTTATTTGGGTACTAAGTCCATCGACAATGGTGCTAAGTATCTCAAAGCTGAAAAGCCCGACAACAGCAAGTCTTTTGCTGTTATCTTGGACGAAGGAGAAGAAATAATTGATGAATTCCAAGGGGCCAGACTCTGCTGGCGCAGTCACACGGAAAAATTCAACAGCAATTCTCAAGGCAAATCCAAAATACCGATTGAAAAGAGAAGCTACACAATAACTTTCGATCAGCAACATAGGGAGATTGTCACGGGAAAATACTTGAAGCATGTGATGGAAGAAGGCAGGGCAATCGAGTTCAAGAATAAGAAACAGAGGATTTACTGTAATGACAGTACTAGTTGGTGGGTTTTGGGTTTGTCCACTCTGTGGAAGCACATCAATTTCGAGCACCCTGCAACGTTTGATACTCTGGCTATGGACCCTAAGAAGAAAGAGGAAATAATTAACGACCTCATTGCTTTTAGCAAGGGCATGGAATATTATTCCAACGTTGGCAAGGCGTGGAAGCGCGGCTATCTTCTTTATGGTCCACCAGGAACTGGAAAATCAACTATGATTGCAGCTATTGCCAATTTCATGAACTATGATATCTATGATCTTGAGCTCACATCCGTTGATGATAACTTGGAGCTTAAGAAGTTGCTCATGGAAACAACAAGCAAGTCCATTATTGTCATTGAAGACCTTGATTGCTCCGTTGATCTCACTGGTAAGAGAAAGCAGGAAAAGAAGAAAGAggcaaagaagaaagaagaaacaaGCGACTCTGATTCTGATTCGGACTCGGACTCGGACTCAGACAGAAAAAAAAATAAACGAAAAAAACTTACACTTTCGGGGCTGTTGAATTTCATAGATGGAATATGGTCAGCCTGTGGTCAAGAGAGGATTATTATATTTACCACTAATTATGTGGACAAACTTGATCCTGCTCTTATACGTCGAGGACGAATGGATATGCACATTGAGATGTCGTATTGCAGATACGAAGCATTCAAAGTGTTGGCTAAGAATTACTTGGGCATTGAAACACACCCTTTGTTTGAACAGATTCAAGGTTTAATAGAGGAAGTAAACATGAGTCCTTGTGATGTGGCAGAGAGATTGATAGTCAAGAATGCTTCAGGAGGGATTGAGATTTGCTTGAATAACTTGATTCAGGCTTTGAAAGAGGCCAAGCAAAAGGCAATACAAGATTCAAAAGAGGCCAAGGAAAAGGCAATACAAGATTCAAAAGAAGTCGA
- the LOC132624749 gene encoding uncharacterized protein LOC132624749 has protein sequence MTVNSLILLIYFMVVSGIFYDIINEPPGIGSTQDRFTGAVNLVVFMSGRVNCQYIIEGLCNTSRADVTTGISPVRQSVKVSFASTGVVFVVMAYVMSMLCIRIKIPAYLR, from the exons ATGACGGTTAACAGCCTTATCCTTCTTATTTACTTCATGGTTGTTTCCGGTATCTTTTATGATATCATTAATGAACCACCCGGTATTGGATCAACACAAGACAGGTTCACTGGTGCTGTTAATCTCGTGGTTTTTATGTCGGGTCGGGTTAATTGTCAGTatattattgaaggattatgtaATACCTC tcgggcagatgttaccaccgggATAAGTCCGGTTAGGCAG AGTGTTAAGGTTTCGTTTGCATCAACTGgggttgtgtttgttgttatggCTTATGTTATGAGTATGTTGTGTATCCGGATCAAGATCCCCGCTTATCTTCGCTGA
- the LOC132622202 gene encoding thaumatin-like protein: MKDLDHLYYNPSYKYAFFSSLYSSNLQMRMKFSRICSALLFLIFHFITSGKLIEVEGCTIYISNKCPFPIWPAIAPNTGHPVLANGGFYLPPGQIHRIGAPGVWSGRIWARTGCNFNKPTNHKLACETGDCDGKLECEGSIGLPPVTLVEMTIQYDKRQPSFYDVSVVDGYNLPVTVTNKPACSKCFIGGCNKNLKNMCPPELQVINDKGQVVACKSGCLAFNLDSFCCRNNYGSPDKCKPSVYSSLFKRACPSYVTYAFDRPSPVVSCSSDQFVITFCPDRWGTEHSSA, translated from the exons ATGAAGGATTTGGACCACCTCTATTATAATCCAAGCTATAAATATGCATTCTTTAGCTCCTTGTATTCGTCAAATTTGCAAATGAGGATGAAGTTTTCACGGATATGTTCAGCTCTCCTCTTCTTGATATTCCACTTCATTACATCAG GTAAACTTATAGAGGTGGAGGGATGCACCATTTACATTAGTAACAAATGCCCCTTCCCTATATGGCCAGCCATAGCCCCAAACACGGGCCATCCAGTTTTAGCCAACGGTGGCTTCTACCTTCCGCCAGGCCAGATTCACCGAATCGGGGCCCCGGGTGTTTGGAGTGGACGCATTTGGGCTCGAACTGGTTGCAATTTTAACAAGCCCACTAATCACAAATTGGCCTGCGAAACAGGCGATTGTGATGGAAAATTGGAATGTGAAGGATCCATAGGCCTTCCTCCAGTTACACTAGTTGAAATGACTATACAATATGACAAAAGACAGCCGAGTTTCTATGATGTGAGCGTAGTTGACGGATATAACCTCCCTGTTACGGTAACAAATAAGCCTGCATGTTCAAAGTGCTTTATTGGAGGGTGCAACAAAAACTTGAAAAACATGTGTCCGCCCGAGCTTCAG GTTATAAATGACAAAGGACAAGTGGTGGCGTGTAAGAGTGGTTGCTTGGCTTTCAATCTTGACTCATTTTGTTGCAGGAACAACTATGGAAGTCCTGATAAATGCAAGCCGAGTGTGTACTCCAGTTTGTTCAAGAGAGCTTGTCCCTCTTATGTTACTTATGCTTTTGACAGACCTTCGCCTGTGGTCAGCTGTTCCTCCGATCAATTTGTCATAACTTTCTGTCCGGATAGATGGGGCACCGAACATTCGTCTGCTTGA